A genomic window from Candidatus Peregrinibacteria bacterium includes:
- a CDS encoding DJ-1/PfpI family protein has protein sequence MKTALFIIAQSGFQDTEYGVPRKILENAGFEITVASSQKGRCTGKFGLKTDAGYSLPEVSGAEYDVAVFIGGPGCEQEFHGNAEYFRIARETVSATAPSRLLAAICIAPAVLSDSGIFKGKRVTSWDDAKRSQKSRIEKNGAIHIGEDVTVDGNIITANGPEAAEKFGKMIQKMMSS, from the coding sequence ATGAAAACTGCACTTTTTATCATCGCGCAGAGTGGATTTCAGGACACGGAATACGGTGTGCCGCGGAAGATTTTGGAAAATGCTGGTTTTGAGATTACCGTTGCTTCATCACAAAAAGGAAGGTGTACAGGAAAATTTGGACTGAAAACCGATGCTGGGTATTCACTTCCAGAAGTTTCTGGAGCTGAATATGATGTTGCTGTATTTATTGGTGGTCCCGGATGTGAGCAAGAATTTCATGGAAATGCAGAATATTTTCGTATTGCTCGCGAAACGGTAAGCGCGACGGCGCCGTCGCGCCTTCTTGCCGCCATTTGCATTGCTCCTGCTGTACTTTCTGATTCTGGAATATTCAAAGGAAAACGCGTTACGAGTTGGGATGACGCGAAGAGATCTCAAAAATCTCGCATCGAAAAAAATGGTGCAATTCACATTGGAGAAGACGTTACGGTAGATGGAAATATTATCACTGCAAACGGACCAGAAGCTGCAGAAAAATTCGGGAAAATGATTCAGAAGATGATGTCATCGTAA